The region GCTGGCCGCCTTGACGGCGACCGGGAAGCCGATCTCGTCCTTGGCGATCCGCATCGCGTCCTCGACGGTGTCGACCGGCTCGGTCGTGCCCGGGACGATCGGGACGCCGGCGGCCTGCATCAGCTCGCGGGCCTTGGTCTTCGAGCCCATCGCGTCGATCGCCGACGCGGGCGGGCCGATGAAGACGATCCCCGCCTCGTCGCAGGCACGTGCGAAGTCGGCGTTCTCGGCGAGGAAGCCATAGCCCGGATGGATGGCTTCGGCCCCCGATTCCTTGGCGACCTCGATGATCTTGTCGATCTTGAGGTACGACTCAGCTGCGGTGGGTCCACCCAGGAGGTAGGCCTCGTCGGCGCGCTGCACGTGCAGCGCGTCACGATCGAGCTCCGAGTAGACGGCGACGGACGCGATCCCCATCTCTTCCAGCGTGCGCATGACGCGGATGGCGATCTCGCCCCGGTTGGCGACCAGGACCTTGGTGAACATGCGGCGCGGAAGGCTATTTGATCGCCGCGTTCGGCGATCCGCCGACGAGTTGGGTGTGTTGTAGGCCTCACCCGGGCAGGGAGTCGCCGAAAGCACTTTCCGGGTCAGGACTTGCGCCGCAAGGCGCGAGATGGCCATTAGGGACACCACCTGGGCCACGGGCGGTGGGGGCGGGTCAGAGCGCTCCCGCCGCCCACCTTCTCTCGGGTCGGTCGTCAGGCCGCCTGCGATCATCCCCTGTCATGAAGGGGGAACATGTGCTGGTGGCGTCCGGTCTGGGCGCCGTGAGCGGTGGTGGGCTGTACGCGCTCACGCCCGGAGGAGGGGTGCAGCAGCTCGACGCGCGGAGCACGACGGGCTTCGCGGTGGAGCCCGGCGCCGCGCCGCGCCTGGCGCGGCTGCTGTGGACCGACGACGACGTCGAGGCGCCGGGGACGCTGCTGATCAGCGACGCGGCGGGCGACGAGACCGCGTGGACGATCGACGCGCTGCGCGAGCCGCACGGCGTCCTGTGGCGGGAGGACGGTGGCGGCCTGGTCGTGGTCTCGACGCTCACGAACGCGATCCTGTGGCTGGACCCGGACCGCCGCGAGGTGGTGCGGACGTGGACGGCGGACGCCGACGAGCCCGGCGACGCGTGGCACCTCAACGACCTCGTCGTCCACGACGGGCGCCTGCTGGCCAGCGCCTTCGGGCGCTTCCGGACCCACCGCGGGTGGGCGGCGGACGGCGCGCGCGACGGCGCCGGGATCGTCTTCGACGTCGCGACCGGCGCGGACGTCCTGCGCGGGCTGACGTGCCCGCACGACCCGACGCCGCTGGACGGCGGGTGGCTGGTGTGCGACTCGGCGTCGCGGCGGCTGCTGCGCCTGGACGCGGCGGGGACCGTCGAGGAGGCGGTGGACCTCGGCGGGTTCACGCGCGGGGTCGCGCACGACGAGGAGCACGTCTACGTCGGGATCAGCGCGCACCGGCTGGCGGGCGCCGACGAGGGGCGCGCCGCGGTCGTCGCGCTGGAGCGCGCGACGCTCGCGGAGGTCGCGCGCTGGGAGCTGCCGTGCCAGGAGGCGTACGGCCTCGGGTGGCTCCCGGCGGCGCTGGCCGAGGGCGTGCGCCGCGGTTCAGCGGCGGCTGCGGTCGGCGGCGACGGCGCTGTGGCTGTGGCGGGCGTCGCGGCTCCGGTCCCCGCCGGCGGCGCGGCCGAGCAGCGCGAAGACGCGGGCGGCGGACGTCTGCGGCGGTTCCTTCGCGGTCTTCAGCCGTAGGGCCGGCGCGATCGGCGGCTCGTAGGGGTCCGAGACGCCGGTGAACGCCTGCACCTCGCCGGCGCGGGCGCGTGCGTAGAGGCCGCGGACGTCGCGGTCCTCGCAGATCGCGGTGGGCGCGTCGACGTGGACCTCCAGGAACCGCTCGGCGCCGACGATCGCGCGGGCCTCGGCGCGGGCGGACCGGTACGGCGAGACGATCGCGACGATCGGGACCTCGCCCCGGGCGAGCGCCTTCAGCGCGGCGCGCGCGGCCCGGCGGGCCTGCTCGTGGCGGTCCGCGGCGGAGAAGCCGAGGTCGCGCGATCCGGCGGCCCGCAGCGCGTCGCCGTCGAGGATGCACGGCGTCCCGCCTGCCCCGCGGACGCGCTCGGCGAGGAGCTTGGCGATCGTGGACTTCCCCGCGCAGGGCAGGCCGGTCAGCCAGATCGCAACGGCCGGGAGGCCGCCTGGAGGTGTCGACGGGGGCTGGGTCAACGGCGGCAGCGTATGTGATCGTGGTGAGAGGCCATGAAGTCGGCGGCGCCTGGGGACACCGGCGTCTCCGGATGACCGGCGACCGGCCGCGGTATCACGCGATCCACCCGGAGTTGGCGTGTCGGCGCTCTGACAGGCGGCCCGCGTCCGTCCACCATCGGCTCGTGGGCTCCGGGTCCTCTACGGTCCGCCGATGAGCGACGCCGCCGGCTGGGCCGTCCTGCGCACCGCCGTCGCCGAGGCTCGCACCGCGCTCGGCGATCGCCTCGTCGCCGCCTACGCCCTCGGCTCGCTGGTCCACGGCGGCTTCGCTCCCGACGTCTCCGACGTCGACGGCCTGCTGGTCCTCGACCGCGCCGACGCCGCGGCGGCCGCAGCGATCGAGGCGGTCGTCGCGCGCCACCGCGACCAGCGGCTGTCGCTGTTCTGGGGCGACTGGGCGACGTTCGGCGCTCCGCCGGAGGCGGCGCGGCTGCCGCCGATCGTGCGGCGTGACCTGCTCGACTGCGGCGTCGCGGTCTTCGGCGACGCGCCGCCGGCGGGGCTGCCGCGGCCGACCGGCGACGACCTCGTCCGCGAGACCGCCGCGTTCGCCGCGGACTGGCTGGAGCGTCACGGCGGCGTCCCGGACCCGGACGCGCTGCTCGCCGCCGGGCGGCGTGAGACGACCAAGATGGTGTTGTTCCCCGTCCGCTTCCTGGCCACGACCCACGCCGGCTTGGCGGGCAGCAACGGCGAGGCGGTCGAGTGGTACGTCAACGCCGGCGGCCCGCACGCGCGCTTGGCCGCGGCCGCCCTGCGCTGGCGCACGTCGGAGATCGACGACCCCGCGCTGCTCACCGACCTCCCCGCGCTCTACGCCGAAGCCCTCGACGCGCTGCGCGCCCACCCCGCGGTGCCCGACGACGTGAAGGCGCGCCTCTAGGAGCGGCGCGAGCGCTGGCCGGTCGAGCGCTGCAGCGCGGCGGCGGTGGTGCGCGCCTCCTCCAGCTCGTGCTCGTTCAGATCCGCCTGCTCGACCGCGTGCGCGCCGGCGGCGGCGGCGAGGGCCTCGCGCTTGGCTGCGCCCTCCTGCGCCTCGACCAGCTGCTCGGCGGCCCGCGCGGCGTCGCGGGCGTCGAAGCGGCGTTCGAGGATCACCTCGGCGGCGTAGCGCGGGCGGCCCGGGACCTCGACCTGCTCCGGCCCCGGCTCCTCGTCCCAGCGCAGCGGGCGGTAGCGCCAGGTGTAGAGCCAGCCGTCGTCCTCGACGGTCACCGCGAACAGGTCGTGGACGAGGTCCGGGTCCTCGGAGCCCGCGTGCGGGCGCTTCTCCAGGACGTCGCGCAGCACGCTGCGCTGGCGCCACGCGCGCAGGAGCGGGAGCGTCCCCTCCGCGGTCACGTAGGCCCACATCACCGCGGCGCAGGCCAGCGCGAAGAGGCCCGCCACGATCCAGAACGCCATCAGCGTGATGCCCGTCGCGAGCCCGACCACGCCGACCCCGCTCGCGACGATGCCGATCGCGCCGGCCCCGCGCACCTCGATGCTCTGCCTCAGCGTTTCACGGCTCACATGGCGCCACGGGTGGCGGTAGGGCGCCATCAGCTCGGCGCGCTGCGCGGGGACGTCGGCCATCGGTCCGCGCAGGATACGGGCGCTCAGGCGACGAGCGCGAGCGCGTCGGCGAGTGTCCGGACGACATGGTCCGGCGCCAGGTCGGTGCGCGTCCACTCCTGGCCGTCGGCGATCCACGCGGTCGTCGCGCCGGCCGCGGCGCCCACGGCGACGTCCACGTCGGAGTCGCCGATCATCCACGCGCCGTCGAGCGCCACGCCGCACGCCTCCGCGGCCAGCTCCAGGATCCGCGGGTCCGGCTTGCGAACGCCCACCGTCTCGCTGACGATCGTCGCGTCCAGGAACGGTCCCGCGCCGATGCGCTCGAGCGTCCGCGGCTGCACGAGCGTCTCGCCGTTGGTGACGCACGCGACCTTCCAGCCCGCGGCCCGCAGCGCGCGCAACCGCTCCGCCACGACGCCCTCGACCGGCCGCATCGCCGTCCACGTCACGCGGCGGTAGTCCTCCAACAACTCCGGGACCGTCGCCTCCAGGCCGAAGCGCTCCCGCACGGCGCCGAGGAACTCGTCGCGCGGCGTGAAGCCCCGCGCGTTGCGCTCCAGCACCCACGCGCGGTCGTAGCCCTCCGGGAGCGTCGCGTCGGCCCAGACGCCGAACGCCGCGCCCCAGTCGACGAGCGTCCCGTCGAGGTCGAGCGCCAGCAGCCGGGCCGCAGGCTCGCTCAGGCGATCATCCCGCCGGCGACCGTGTCGTTGGTCGTCTCGTCGATCAGGATGAACGCGCCGGTCACGCGGTTCTGCGCGTACGGATCGGCGAGCAGCGGGCGGCGGGTCCGGATCCGGATGCGCCCGATGTCGTTCAACCCCAACTCGCTCGGCGGCGCGGCGCGCTCCAGCGTGTGGATGTCGACCACGTCGACGATCGAGTCGACGATCGCCTCGGCCGTGTGGGTCAAGTGCTTCAACAAGTACCGCGACCCCGGGCGCAGCGCGCGCTCGGCGAACCAGCACACGTCGGCCTCGAACTCCCGGACCGGCTCCGGCGCGCCCTCGGCGGCGACCAGCACGTCGCCGCGCGAGGCATCGACGTCGTCTTCGAGCCGGACGGTCACCGACTGCGGCGGGAACGCCTCCTTCAGCGGGCCGTCGAGCGTCTCGATCGCCGCGACGCGCGACCGCACGCCGCTCGGCAGCACGACGACCTCGTCGCCCGGCCGCACGACGCCCGACGCGACCTGCCCGGCGTAGCCGCGGAAGTCGTTGCCCTCGGAGCGGATCACCAGCTGGACCGGGAAGCGCAGGTCGGTCAGGTTGCGGTCGTCGGCGGGGTCGATCCCCTCCAAGTGCTCCAACAACGGCTTGCCGGCGTACCAGGGCGTGTTCTCGGACCGGTCGACCACGTTGTCGCCGGCCAGCGCGCTGATCGGGATGTACGTGATGTCGCGCGAGCTCAAGGACGACCGGAACGCGCAGAAGTCCCGGACGATCTCGTCGAAGCGCTCCTCGGAGAACTCGACCAGG is a window of Conexibacter woesei Iso977N DNA encoding:
- a CDS encoding DUF4915 domain-containing protein, whose amino-acid sequence is MKGEHVLVASGLGAVSGGGLYALTPGGGVQQLDARSTTGFAVEPGAAPRLARLLWTDDDVEAPGTLLISDAAGDETAWTIDALREPHGVLWREDGGGLVVVSTLTNAILWLDPDRREVVRTWTADADEPGDAWHLNDLVVHDGRLLASAFGRFRTHRGWAADGARDGAGIVFDVATGADVLRGLTCPHDPTPLDGGWLVCDSASRRLLRLDAAGTVEEAVDLGGFTRGVAHDEEHVYVGISAHRLAGADEGRAAVVALERATLAEVARWELPCQEAYGLGWLPAALAEGVRRGSAAAAVGGDGAVAVAGVAAPVPAGGAAEQREDAGGGRLRRFLRGLQP
- a CDS encoding HAD family hydrolase, with product MSEPAARLLALDLDGTLVDWGAAFGVWADATLPEGYDRAWVLERNARGFTPRDEFLGAVRERFGLEATVPELLEDYRRVTWTAMRPVEGVVAERLRALRAAGWKVACVTNGETLVQPRTLERIGAGPFLDATIVSETVGVRKPDPRILELAAEACGVALDGAWMIGDSDVDVAVGAAAGATTAWIADGQEWTRTDLAPDHVVRTLADALALVA
- a CDS encoding sulfate adenylyltransferase subunit 1; this translates as MTTLLRLATAGSVDDGKSTLIGRLLHDSKAILADQYADLNGRDGELDLSRLTDGLRAEREQGITIDVAYRYFATPARDFILADTPGHVQYTRNMVTGASTADVAIVLVDARHGVVEQTKRHAFIASLLGIPHLVVAVNKMDLVEFSEERFDEIVRDFCAFRSSLSSRDITYIPISALAGDNVVDRSENTPWYAGKPLLEHLEGIDPADDRNLTDLRFPVQLVIRSEGNDFRGYAGQVASGVVRPGDEVVVLPSGVRSRVAAIETLDGPLKEAFPPQSVTVRLEDDVDASRGDVLVAAEGAPEPVREFEADVCWFAERALRPGSRYLLKHLTHTAEAIVDSIVDVVDIHTLERAAPPSELGLNDIGRIRIRTRRPLLADPYAQNRVTGAFILIDETTNDTVAGGMIA